In Triticum aestivum cultivar Chinese Spring chromosome 5B, IWGSC CS RefSeq v2.1, whole genome shotgun sequence, the following proteins share a genomic window:
- the LOC123115873 gene encoding uncharacterized protein, translating into MEMNRAALVTCDFGSPPRRAAGSHPRLSRIGFPRPTGAPRAMEATVGLLNSPRVPEARARPMTLPLPEILLAPYHLVHAGEFISRRHLLCIKPSARFRPFCVLSFPSRPSPSPSP; encoded by the exons ATGGAGATGAACCGCGCCGCCCTGGTCACCTGCGACTTCGGGTCGCCTCCACGTCGAGCCGCCGGCAGCCATCCCCGTCTTTCCCGCATCGGATTCCCCCGTCCCACAG GAGCTCCCCGCGCCATGGAAGCCACTGTCGGCCTCCTCAACTCTCCTCGCGTGCCTGAGGCGCGAGCACGACCCATGACCTTGCCTCTACCCGAGATTCTCCTCGCGCCCTATCATCTCGTCCACGCCGGCGAGTTCATCTCGCGTCGTCATCTTCTCTGCATCAAGCCATCCGCTCGGTTCCGGCCGTTCTGCGTCCTCTCCTTCCCGtcccggccgtccccgtcgcccAGTCCTTGA